The following coding sequences lie in one Arachis ipaensis cultivar K30076 chromosome B05, Araip1.1, whole genome shotgun sequence genomic window:
- the LOC107641104 gene encoding putative pentatricopeptide repeat-containing protein At1g12700, mitochondrial yields the protein MLRCALQIPNSVSHSALRLCFPSTSSLHSHSQPQSLDEAVDSFTRMLSMRRTPPIIQFNKILGSLSKTKHFHAAVSLFQQLQIRGIAPSVVTLSIVINCCCGMGRMTLAFSVMAKIFRMGFQPDTITLTTILKGLCLSGSVEKAVSFHDRVLAHGFHFNQVTYGTLINGLCKTGHTSAAIQMLRKIPRYGIAPNVFMYSAIIDSLCKDTLVSQAFHLFSEMLAKRISPDVITYNALIYGLCLVGQYKEVIDLLSDMVLRNITPDVHTYSILIDGLCKEGKIKDAKSVLAVMAKHGVKPDVVTYTSLMDGYCLVNQVCDFGLSRMKHSTFLSSRATAXL from the exons ATGTTAAGGTGTGCTCTTCAAATCCCAAATTCTGTTTCCCACTCTGCTCTCCGTCTTTGCTTCCCTTCAACTTCATCCCTACACTCTCACTCTCAGCCCCAATCGCTTGATGAAGCTGTTGATTCCTTCACTCGCATGCTCTCTATGCGTCGTACTCCTCCCATCATCCAATTTAACAAGATTTTGGGATCCCTTTCCAAGACGAAGCATTTCCACGCCGCCGTTTCCCTTTTTCAGCAATTGCAAATCAGGGGAATCGCGCCCAGCGTAGTTACTTTGAGCATCGTAATTAATTGTTGTTGCGGCATGGGTCGTATGACGCTTGCTTTCTCTGTAATGGCCAAGATTTTCAGGATGGGTTTTCAGCCTGATACCATAACATTGACAACAATCCTGAAAGGTCTCTGTCTCTCTGGTAGTGTTGAAAAAGCAGTGAGCTTTCATGACAGAGTGCTGGCTCATGGATTTCACTTTAATCAAGTCACTTATGGGACCTTGATCAATGGCCTCTGTAAAACCGGACACACATCAGCTGCTATTCAAATGTTGAGAAAGATCCCACGGTATGGCATTGCTCCTAATGTCTTCATGTACAGCGCAATTATTGATAGCCTCTGCAAGGATACACTTGTAAGTCAGGCTTTTCATTTATTCTCTGAAATGCTTGCTAAGCGAATTTCTCCCGATGTTATCACCTACAACGCTCTAATTTATGGATTGTGTCTTGTGGGTCAATATAAGGAAGTCATTGATTTGTTAAGTGATATGGTGCTTAGAAACATTACTCCAGATGTTCATACCTATAGTATTTTGATCGATGGGCTATGCAAGGAAGGAAAGATCAAAGATGCTAAGAGTGTATTGGCTGTAATGGCAAAACATGGTGTGAAACCAGATGTGGTTACTTATACCAGCTTAATGGATGGATATTGTTTGGTTAATCAG GTATGTGATTTTGGCTTATCAAGAATGAAGCACAGTACATTCCTTTCTTCCAGAGCAACTGCAGNTCTATAG